TGGCTAGGTGGGACAGAAGTCCCTGGAACATGCTGCCCGGCATCATGCCTTTGAGGAATCTTCTGAGATATAAATGACTTTGGGGTCTGAAGTGGGCCCCAAACTTGGACACAGTCAGTTCCCAGAGGGTTCTTGTGGAGGACAGGATTGGGGACAAAGTGTGAGTCCTCTTGGAGGCCTGATCCCTTGATAAAGTCCTGAGTCTTGGAGAAGCCAGAGTCTTGAGTAAGGGCTGGACCCTTCTGGGGGCCAGGATGTTGAATAACTCCTGGGTACTTGTGGAGGTTAGGGTTGTAGCAATGTTCTGGGCTCCTGTGAAGTTTAGCATCTTGGGGAACATCACATCTTTTGACTTCGGTGACATGGGTAAGGCCCAGATTCTTATGGAGGTCAGAATCTTGAGTAaggtcttggctcttgtaaactCCAGAATCTTGAGTAAGGCCTGGATTGTTGTAGTCTCCTGAGTCCTTATAGAGGCCAGGGGTTTGCACAAAGCCTGGGTTCTCATGGGGACCAGATTCCTGGGTAAGGCCTGAGTTCTTATTGACTCCAGAGTCTTGGACAAAGCATGGACTCTTCTGTGGTTCAGAATCTTGGGTAAAGCCTAGACTCCTAGACACTCCTAGATCTTGGGCATTACCTCTACTCTTGTAACATCCAGAATCTTGAGAAGGGTGTGGGATACTATGGAGACCAGTTTTTTGGGAGAGCTCTTGACTTCTATAGAAGTTTTGTTCTAGATTTCTACAGACTCCAGAGTCATGCCTAAAGCCTGAGCTCCTCTGAATGTCAGAAGTTTGAAGAAATGGTGTGATCTTGTGGAGACCAGAAGGTTGGGTGAGATATGGGCTTCTAAAGAAACTTCCCTCTTGAGTAGAACTTAAACTCCGGGAGCAAGAATCTTGTGTAATGACTGAATCCTTGTGAAAGTCAGAATCTTGGGAAAGGCTTGGATTCTTGCAGAGATAAGGGTCTTGGGTAAAGCCTGGGCTCTTGTGGAGGCCTGGGTCTTGAGCAAGGCCAGGGCTCTTGTGGAGGCCTGGGTCTTGAGTAAAGCCTGGGCTCTTATGGAGGCCTGGGTCTTGAGTAAAGCCTGGGCTCTTGTGGAGGCCTGGGTCTGGGCTCTTGTGGAGGCCTGGGTCTTGGGTAAAGCCTGGGCTCTTGTGGAGGCCTGGGTCTTGGGTAAAGCCTGGGCTCTTGTGGAGGCCTGGGTCTTGGGCAAAGACTGGGCTCTTGTGGAGGCCTGGGTCTTGGGTAAAGCCAGGGCTCTTGTGGAGGCCTGGATTTTGAACAAGGCCTGGGCTCTTGTGGAGGCCTGAGTCTTGGGTAAAGACTGGACACTTGTGGAGGCCTGGATTTTGAGCAAGGCCTGGGCTCTTGTAGAAGCCTGGGTTTTGAGTAAAGCCTGGGTTCATGTGGAGGTTTGGATTCGGGGTAAACTCTGGCTTTCTGGGAACTCTAGTGTCTTCTGAAAGGCCTGGGGTCTTCTGGAGACCATGGTCTTGGTTGAGGCCTAGATTCTCATGAAGTTCAGGGGGCTGGAGCTGGTTTTGGGTTTGGGAAGTAGTGGAGAACTGGGGAGGGATGGGACCCTGGGAAGAGAGGACAGACTGAGGAGACTTGGAGGTTGGGGGAAATTTGGGGGTCTGTACTAAGGTGGAGGGCTTCTGGTGGTTGCTGTGTTGATGAACAACAAAGGATCTAGGAGAAatgagaggcagagaaagagtgCAGGGTGGAGGCACAGTACTCATTGAGTTCTGGGTACTGGTTGGAACATGGAAGCAAGGTTGATAAGGGGTAGCATCTTTGGAGTACACCAGGAATTTGGGGTAGACTGGAGTCTGGGAGTCCATGTTTTGCTTCTCAGAGCTGTAAGGGTGGAAACTGCAGTAAGGGAAGGTCTTGGGCTGCACAGATTCATCCTTGACATCATTTGAAAGCTTCCATTCCATGTTCCCCAACTCCAGGTAACCCAATATGGATCCTGTGAAGGGCTTGGCACTGTCCTCACTACTTTGCTTCAGTGTTTGCTCAGCTGCACCAGAGCTCACCAGGCCATGCCCCTCTTGGAGCCTGGAGAGTGTACCTAAGTCCTTTCTGGAATACCCAGAGTTCTGAGGGGCACGTACATGGAATAAGTTCTGCTTTACCCTGCGGGCATCATAGACCACATGGCCAGTGGAGAGGCCTTGGCTGAAGGCAGACAAAGTAGAGGGAATAGAAGTTAGGATGGAGGAAGTGGGTGTGGAAGGGACTGGAGTGGTCGGCAGGGCCATGACCAGTGCAGGGACAGCGGTTGTGGCAGACATGGGAACAGGGGCTGGTGTAGGGGCTGGAGCAGAAGTAGCagcaggggcagaagctgggggagggactggagcagaagctgggggaggggctggggcagaaGTTGGGGGAAGGACTGGAAcagaagctgggggaggggctgggggagggattggggcagaagCTGGGGGAGGGATCAGAGTTTGGGCATGGGTATAGGTTAGATGAGCATGGGTCAGAGTGTGGGTAAGCGTGTGGCCCTCGCACTGGGCTGGGCCCTGTGAGGGGGCCAGGTCCGGGGTATAGGCTGAGGTGTGCTCCGGACCACAGACCTGGGCAGAGTTGTGCTCAGGGCCAAGGGCTAGGGAGTCAGTCTCGGCCTGAGGTGGGGCATGCTCAGGGGGATAAATGGGGGTGTGGGTCTGAGTCTGGGCTGGGGTGGGCTCAGGGGGGTGGGCTGGAGAGAAGGTCTGGGCCTTGGTAGGAGCATGCCCAGGAGACTGGACCAGGGAGTGGGTCTGGGCCTGGGCTGGGTCATGGTCTGGGGTCTTAGTTTTGCTCTCTTGGGGCAGGCGCAGCGGAACCATGTCCACCTTGCTCATCCTACGGAACTTGGAAGATGTCTCCGGCTTAGAGTAGAAGGTGGCTTGGGCCTTTAAGGCTGTCATCTGAGGGTCTTCCCCAGCTCCCATTAGCCCCTCCTTCCGCAGTCCCCATGGCACCTCCACGGGAGCCCTGACATGTCCACACTGAGGCGGCATCCAGCAGCACTTAGAAGCCTTCTCATCGTTCGTGTCTGGTATCCAGGAGTCCAGGTGGTTAGGGTGCCTGAGCAGGAAGCTTGGGCGGCAGTGGAAGCGGGGCGGGACTCTTGAGCACGGGTTCTTGGGATCCACGGAGCAACGCATGCACATGGGATGGCTGCCTGCATAGCTGGATTGCTTGTCTGCAGGGAAAGGCGAGATGTGACAAAGCCTGGGTTCCTGAGGGGCTGAGGATGGGGACGGGGATAGAAGAAAGGGGAGAGGTCCATATCCCTGGAGCCCATGCCAGGGCCCACTCACCTCTGGGGAAAAAATGACGGAAAAGAATCCGCAAGGAGTTCTTCAGGTGTTTCCAGAGCTGAGGGAAGCAGAGGAGGGGAGAGTCCGGGAGCAGGGTGAGCCCTGAAGTCCAATCCTTGTCTGGCCACACCCCAACAGCCCTCCCACCTAAGcccctttgagaccccaaggcTCCCCCAATACTGCCGCCCAGATTCTGCCCTGACCAGAGTCACCACATTGATCCCCACGTTGAGCAAGATGAAGCTGCCCAGGATCAGAAGAATTGAGTCTCCTAGGTCCTGGCACTTTCTGGGGTTGGTGCCAGAGCACGCTTGGCCTCTGTGGTAGGTTCGCTCACCCATGGCTGGGGGTCCCAGGGCTACCTGGGCCCCCTGGCCCCCACATACTCACTAGGAGCCAGACTcctctggtgggggagggggagaaggactGCGTCAtaatggggaggggggtggggtcaCAATGAGGGAGGAGGAGAATAAAGAGGGCCAAGAGTGGCATTCCCTGGTAACTGGGGTCAGGCAGCCTGAACCTGGACAGTCAAACAGGGCCCCAGAGGCCAGCACACCTCTCCTCAAGCCATCAATCCTTCCCTCACAGCCCACTGAGTCACTCATTCAAACCACACATTCCATCTCCTTGGCCTCTCCTGAGACAAGGAAGACCCCTGGCATCAGAACCCTGGGGAAGGCCTGGCTGGAGTCCAGAGCCTTGGCCTTCTTCATGCCCTTCACTGGGTGTGGACTTGGATCTGTTCAGATGGGGACCCTCCCACTTCGGAAGCAGCTTCTTATATGAGCTTTGGGGACAGGGACAGCTGAGAACACAGTAGGTGCCCAGAGACCAGTGGTTTGGAGTCTGCACCTGCAAATCTACTTCGTTCATAGTATAAGCCCAGAAGGGGCCTGCTGGCAGGACTGTGGCCACTAAGCCAAGGGGACCCTCAGGCCAAGAAGGAGACACTGGCTTCAGGAAGCCAAGGGCAGGGACCCAGGCTGAAGGAGCGGCGCTTCCAAGCCACAGACCACCAGCGTTTCCTGGACTCTTGATctttattcccttctccatgccCTGGCCCCCACCGCCCCCATTGGCTGCCGGTCAGTGAATTTTCCCAGTCCGGCTTCTATGCAGAGAGGGCCTGGAGGCCGAGTTGGAAGGTGGCAGCGAGTTGGCTCGCGCCCTGCTCTCCTGCACCTGCCGCTTCAGCTCCAGGCTGTCATACACCTGGTAGCTGGCATTGCCCCCTGGGTTCCGGCTGAGTGGCATAAAGGTGGGCTGGGGTGGCTCTGTAGCCTGGACTTcgggcaggggctgggaggagcgGAGGAGCAGAGCTGAGCTGGGAGCCAGGGCCCGCTGGTACGAGGCCTCGCCCAGCACAGTGAGGGAGGTGGAGGTGGTCAGAGGGTGCCTAGTGGGCAGTGTCTCAGTCCACTCGGCTGCCCGGCGCCGGACCTCATGCGGATCCCGGGAGTAGTTCAAGTGTCCcgtggaggggtgggggctgtggtTGGGCTGGCCGTGAGCATGGCCGACGAGGCTCCGTCGGTGGACCTGTGGGGAGTAGTGCTCTCGGGCTTCGGGCCGGGAGACCCGGGTCAACAGGGCGGAGGGAGGCTCAGAAGCCTCCAGACCACGTCGCCGCTGATCCCAGTTGTCATACAGGAGCTGGCCCCTTGAGGGGTAAGGGCTGTGCCCTGCAGGAACCCATGAGGGGTTGGGGGGCAGCCGTCGGGGAGGCGGTGGAGACGAGGTCCACTGGTCCACCTCCACATTGCCCCAGGTGTGGGATGGTGAGCAGAGGGGCCTAAAGGACTGCAGCCTGAGCTCAGACTTGGCCTCCACACGCTTGGGCAGGCGGCGCAGCTCAGGTGACAGGTAGAGAGAAGGTGGCGGCAGGCTGGCCAGGATCCCACCCTGGCGGCCCCAGAGCCCCACGCTGGAGGGTAGGCCCATCCGTTGGTAGAGCCCTCCCCAGCTCCGCCTCGGGTACTTGGGGAGTGGGAAGGCAAGGTCTTTGTCCTCCTCCAGGTAGGAGTCCAGGTCCTCCCGATCAAAGGAGGGCCTCGCTCGCAGCTGTGACATCTTGTGGCTGTGACGTGGCCTACCGAAGACCGAGCAACTGTAGGGGAATTGTTTGCGGTTCTTCGACCTCCGCTGGTGGCTGCAGGGACGGCTTCGGCTGCGGCCCTGGCAGCGAGGTTGGTGGCAGCGAGGGCGGCGGCTGAGGCTTCGGCTGCGGCTTCGGCTGCGGGGACGGCGGTAGGAGGAAGAGGAGCAGTGAGTGGGCCTGGCCATCTTCACTTCTACAGGGTCCAGGGTACAGTGGATGTGGACGTCTTTGGCCTTGGCTGGAGGATATTTGGGGGAACTTTCACAAGCCTGCAAGATTTCATCTAGGAGAGGCAAGAAAGAGTCTGTGAGGGCCCGGCAACTGTCAGAAGATTTCAGGGTCAGGGAACGATTGGGACCTGGGTTTCTGGTGTCTTGGGAGTGGCAGGGGCCAGATGCCCCCACCTGTCTTCCATACTTACTTTTCTGATTAATCCAACAGATGCTGTTGTCTAAGACATTCTGGAGCCTGTGCCACatctgggggtggagtggggtgggtggaGTGGGAATGAAGGCCAGGCTCTCCCTACTCACCACTCCAACCCCGCCCCAGCCAAGACCATTTCTGCAGGTGCAAGTGCCAGCTGCTGACTCCCACCCTCAGCCCTCTTCACCCCCAGGGTGTCCCCAACCATCACTGACCATAGTTGCTACGTTGATCCCGATGTTGACAAGAATGACAAGgcccagcagcaggagcaggaagTCCTCCACATCCTGGGTACTTTCTTGGTGTTGATGGCAGCACCCCAGGTTGTCAGACCAGAGCTGATTTTCCATGGTGGGGGGGTCCTAGGGCCACCTGGGCcacccgccgcccccccccccaccggcCCTGACCCACACTGCACTCATGGTGGGACCTGGGATACCTACCAGCAGGTGAGGGAGCACGGTCACAATGAGGCATGTTGCAGGGAGTCACAATGCAGAGATGGCACGTCTTTCATCCACTCAGCTGGCCCTTGATGTGGCCATCTTTGCCCTTGGCTCCCACTAATGGAGCCCAGCCCCCAGAGTTCAGTGTGACCTTCTGTCTTTGTAGGGGCTGGCCTAACTCGATTTGAAAATGTAACTACAGTGCTCAGTCTTCATAGGGACTGAGCCATGCATAAAGGATTTCCTCCATTTCATTGAGATATGGCAATTTATAGCCCGTTGGGACTCCCTACCCACACCTGCTTGCAGCGTGCAGCTAGGGTGTTTAGATGGATGGGTGACAGTAAGAGTCTACTCTGGGGTCACCCCACTGCACCATTCCCTCCCAGTTCTGCCCATTTCCTTGTCATAAGCCCTCTAGCACCCACCATGGCCATCccttcctggccagggattgcaGTCTTTGCTGTTGGTGATCACTGAGCCAACCGGCCCCTTTACTTCAGAGCATGAGGTTGCTGCCTTTGCTAGAGACCACCCCTCAACCATGGTTTCTCGCCTTCCTAACCAATTGCTCTCCCACTGAGCCACCCCTCCAACTTGAAAAAGGATTAGTTGCCATCTTAAGAAAACCACATGAAATTCACAAAGCACAAACTTTGGATGTACTTGTTGATATGACAAAAGGAATCTATGATTTAAACTGGGTTCATTGCTATGATCTAAGAAAGtggtggagaaggtgatggcaccccactccagtactcttgcctggaaaatcccatggatggaggagcctggtaggctgcagtccatggggtcgctaggagtcggacacaactgagcgacttcactttcacttttcactttcgtgcattggaaaaggaaatggcaacccactccagtattcttacctggagaatcccggggacaggggaacctggtgggctgccatccatagggtcgcacagagtcggacacgactgaagtggcttagcagcagcagcaagaaaatgGTACTGAGGGGACCTCAGGTCATTTTGTTTGTACAATGAACAACTTAGCAGAAAGAGAGGaacaaggaattccctggaggtccaatggttaggactctgcactttcattgccaagggcctgggttcagtccctgatcagggaactgctgctgctgctgctgctaagccacttcagtcgtgtccgactctgtgcgaccctatggatggcagcccaccaggttcccctgtccccgggattctccaggtaagaatactggagtgggttgccatttccttttccaatgcacgaaagtgaaaagtgaaagtgaagtcgctcagttgtgtccgactcctagcgaccccatggactgcagcctaccaggctccttcatccatgggattttccaggcaagagtactggagtgggttgccattgccttctctaggtcagggaactaagatcccacaaactgcactGTGTGGTcaaaaagagaggggaaaaaatagaggaaCACCCAGTTGGCATTTCCCATCCAGCCTCCAAACATATAGTAGGTGTTCAAAATAGATCCACTTAGTGGAGTCAGTTTAAAATGATCAATAATGTTGGTCAAAGGAAAATGGCAGAGAAGCGAGGTGATTCATAAAAGGCCTATCTGCTCACATTCCAGGAACCCATCTGGTATGGAAGGTGAGGTCTAGTCCTTCAGCCTGGTTCCTTGTTCACAAGTTGAGCATGTGTTGGTGATCCTAACTGTCTAGAAGTAGGTAGGACCTGGGTTTCTCAGATGTCCAGTGGATGGAATATTCTGATGAGTATCCATGAGAAACTGAAGAAGATAGGAGACTCTGATGGGCCAAGCTGACTCAGAAGCAAAGGGGATCTACCTGTGGGAGCAGAGGCTGGAGGATCTGAGGCCATGAAGTTGATCCTTAGAGTCCATATGACCGTAAGTCACGTGATCTCTCTGAGCCCGTCTCATTTGTGACATGGAAATGCTGAGCAGAGGCATGAGGTCACAGAGGGCCACAGCGTCCTCAGTATTTTATCACTGCTCCAAGCCTGCTCGAGGGTACAGGAGCTTTGGGTTCTGACAGGAGAACTGTGAGGGTGGGGGTACCCTCACTCTCAGCCATCCCTCCCCAAAGAATCCAGGGCTTAAGGGACGACGCCTCACCTGTAGCTGCAGCCTGAACCTGGGCTCTGGCAAGAGCCAGACCTCATGAGGAGGTGGAGCCATGGGATGAGGGTCTCCCCTCAAGTGCAGTACTGCTGGGGATCGGGAGTGGGATTTGGGGGGTGCTTCCCCGAACACTAAAGAAAATGGA
This portion of the Bubalus bubalis isolate 160015118507 breed Murrah chromosome 3, NDDB_SH_1, whole genome shotgun sequence genome encodes:
- the SPEM3 gene encoding uncharacterized protein SPEM3 codes for the protein MGERTYHRGQACSGTNPRKCQDLGDSILLILGSFILLNVGINVVTLLWKHLKNSLRILFRHFFPRDKQSSYAGSHPMCMRCSVDPKNPCSRVPPRFHCRPSFLLRHPNHLDSWIPDTNDEKASKCCWMPPQCGHVRAPVEVPWGLRKEGLMGAGEDPQMTALKAQATFYSKPETSSKFRRMSKVDMVPLRLPQESKTKTPDHDPAQAQTHSLVQSPGHAPTKAQTFSPAHPPEPTPAQTQTHTPIYPPEHAPPQAETDSLALGPEHNSAQVCGPEHTSAYTPDLAPSQGPAQCEGHTLTHTLTHAHLTYTHAQTLIPPPASAPIPPPAPPPASVPVLPPTSAPAPPPASAPVPPPASAPAATSAPAPTPAPVPMSATTAVPALVMALPTTPVPSTPTSSILTSIPSTLSAFSQGLSTGHVVYDARRVKQNLFHVRAPQNSGYSRKDLGTLSRLQEGHGLVSSGAAEQTLKQSSEDSAKPFTGSILGYLELGNMEWKLSNDVKDESVQPKTFPYCSFHPYSSEKQNMDSQTPVYPKFLVYSKDATPYQPCFHVPTSTQNSMSTVPPPCTLSLPLISPRSFVVHQHSNHQKPSTLVQTPKFPPTSKSPQSVLSSQGPIPPQFSTTSQTQNQLQPPELHENLGLNQDHGLQKTPGLSEDTRVPRKPEFTPNPNLHMNPGFTQNPGFYKSPGLAQNPGLHKCPVFTQDSGLHKSPGLVQNPGLHKSPGFTQDPGLHKSPVFAQDPGLHKSPGFTQDPGLHKSPGFTQDPGLHKSPDPGLHKSPGFTQDPGLHKSPGFTQDPGLHKSPGLAQDPGLHKSPGFTQDPYLCKNPSLSQDSDFHKDSVITQDSCSRSLSSTQEGSFFRSPYLTQPSGLHKITPFLQTSDIQRSSGFRHDSGVCRNLEQNFYRSQELSQKTGLHSIPHPSQDSGCYKSRGNAQDLGVSRSLGFTQDSEPQKSPCFVQDSGVNKNSGLTQESGPHENPGFVQTPGLYKDSGDYNNPGLTQDSGVYKSQDLTQDSDLHKNLGLTHVTEVKRCDVPQDAKLHRSPEHCYNPNLHKYPGVIQHPGPQKGPALTQDSGFSKTQDFIKGSGLQEDSHFVPNPVLHKNPLGTDCVQVWGPLQTPKSFISQKIPQRHDAGQHVPGTSVPPSQPSSPAKAQEVYNNRQTFSEVPVLIELQPPSRRAGSQGWVYRPVDTAPAASQNYRQMSVPPQTNWKPHCPGSGTRVGHVVFDARQRQLGAGRDKCEALSPRRIHREISNNSPEMAKAWGYQCVMRNLEKEGTNVHKE
- the SPEM2 gene encoding uncharacterized protein SPEM2: MENQLWSDNLGCCHQHQESTQDVEDFLLLLLGLVILVNIGINVATMMWHRLQNVLDNSICWINQKNEILQACESSPKYPPAKAKDVHIHCTLDPVEVKMARPTHCSSSSYRRPRSRSRSRSLSRRPRCHQPRCQGRSRSRPCSHQRRSKNRKQFPYSCSVFGRPRHSHKMSQLRARPSFDREDLDSYLEEDKDLAFPLPKYPRRSWGGLYQRMGLPSSVGLWGRQGGILASLPPPSLYLSPELRRLPKRVEAKSELRLQSFRPLCSPSHTWGNVEVDQWTSSPPPPRRLPPNPSWVPAGHSPYPSRGQLLYDNWDQRRRGLEASEPPSALLTRVSRPEAREHYSPQVHRRSLVGHAHGQPNHSPHPSTGHLNYSRDPHEVRRRAAEWTETLPTRHPLTTSTSLTVLGEASYQRALAPSSALLLRSSQPLPEVQATEPPQPTFMPLSRNPGGNASYQVYDSLELKRQVQESRARANSLPPSNSASRPSLHRSRTGKIH